A single Candidatus Abawacabacteria bacterium DNA region contains:
- a CDS encoding serine hydrolase, whose product MWQARLHDIIARAIEQRIIPGCVIGIVSGDKHSVLPFGHHTYENDSPEASKDSVYDVASLTKVIPTSFLALQLIDRGLLAVEDIVKSYIPELTLPKADQITIWHLLTHTLEHDFQLSACKYMAPEEILAIIFSKPLKSPPGTAFFYSNASSILLGIVIERITGQKLSERASAEMFIPLEMQNTTFQPDKKFSKVQIVPTEQDDWRGRLLQGEVHDESAFILQRIMTPGSAGLFSTAEDITHFLKMFLANGIYQGKQLISAKVIDHMITNQLASIGKFNGLGIDLFQPYYMGTYAGERTWGKTGFTGCFFVGDHEKNTAFIMLTNHVHPKRITDRNVLQNLRIQVSDLILSSTI is encoded by the coding sequence ATGTGGCAAGCCAGATTGCATGACATTATCGCCCGCGCCATTGAGCAGAGAATTATTCCTGGCTGTGTCATTGGTATCGTGTCTGGTGACAAGCATTCCGTACTACCATTTGGTCATCACACCTATGAGAACGACTCCCCTGAAGCTAGCAAGGATTCAGTGTATGATGTGGCATCCCTTACTAAGGTTATTCCCACAAGCTTTCTTGCCCTGCAGCTCATTGATAGAGGTTTATTAGCAGTGGAGGATATAGTCAAAAGTTATATCCCAGAATTAACCTTACCCAAAGCTGATCAAATTACTATTTGGCATCTCCTAACCCATACTTTGGAGCATGATTTTCAATTATCTGCCTGCAAGTATATGGCGCCCGAAGAGATTCTAGCAATAATCTTTTCTAAGCCCCTCAAATCACCACCAGGAACAGCATTCTTTTATTCTAATGCTAGTAGCATTCTTCTAGGGATAGTAATAGAAAGAATTACTGGTCAGAAGCTTAGTGAGCGAGCCAGTGCAGAAATGTTCATTCCTCTAGAGATGCAAAATACTACGTTTCAGCCTGATAAAAAGTTCTCTAAAGTACAGATAGTACCTACCGAACAAGATGATTGGCGTGGGAGATTATTACAAGGTGAAGTGCATGACGAAAGTGCTTTTATTCTGCAGAGAATCATGACACCAGGATCTGCCGGATTATTTTCTACTGCGGAAGATATTACGCATTTTCTTAAGATGTTCTTAGCTAATGGTATATATCAAGGAAAACAACTTATTTCGGCTAAAGTTATTGATCACATGATAACTAATCAGCTTGCTTCTATAGGCAAGTTTAATGGTTTAGGTATAGATCTATTCCAACCTTATTATATGGGTACATATGCTGGTGAAAGAACCTGGGGAAAAACTGGTTTTACTGGTTGCTTCTTTGTTGGTGATCATGAAAAAAACACCGCTTTTATAATGTTAACCAACCATGTGCATCCCAAAAGAATCACAGATCGCAATGTTCTTCAAAATCTTCGGATACAAGTAAGCGATCTAATTTTATCTAGCACTATCTAA